In one window of Desulfonatronospira thiodismutans ASO3-1 DNA:
- a CDS encoding glutamine--tRNA ligase/YqeY domain fusion protein has translation METAEASHFIQDIIEQDLKSGKHNTVVTRFPPEPNGYLHIGHAKSICLNFGLAKKYGGRCHLRFDDTNPKKEDPEYVHSIIEDVKWLGYDWGEHLYYASDYFQQFYEYALQLIQQGQAYVCSLGPEEIRSYRGTLTQPGRNSPYRERSVQENLDLFQEMKKGSFEEGAHVLRAKIDMASANINMRDPVIYRILKARHHRTGDAWCIYPTYDYAHCLSDSIEGITHSLCSLEFQDHRPLYDWFLEKLGVKCHPQQIEFARLSLNYTVMSKRKLTQLVQAGHVHGWDDPRMPTISGLRRRGYTPGSIRKFCDLIGVAKSDNVVDMSLLEYCIREDLNRRAPRYMGVLNPVKVVITNYPGQSSEELEAINNPEDESMGTRSIPFSGVIYIEADDFREDPPKKYFRLAPGREVRLRYAYFITCREVVRDPQTGEIQEIRCTYDPETRGGDSPDGRKVKGTLHWVSAAHAVQSSVHIYDRLFSRPNPLQDEKKGLGLDDTLNPDSLQKMHGCMMEPAVKELAPGDFLQFERLGYFCVDPESHPQSPVFNRTVSLKDTWAKIEKKMQNQ, from the coding sequence ATGGAAACAGCAGAAGCGTCCCATTTTATCCAGGATATAATCGAGCAGGATCTTAAAAGCGGCAAGCATAATACCGTGGTGACCAGGTTTCCCCCTGAGCCCAACGGTTATCTGCATATCGGCCATGCCAAGTCCATCTGTCTCAATTTCGGGCTGGCAAAAAAGTACGGCGGACGGTGTCACCTGCGTTTTGACGACACCAACCCCAAGAAGGAAGACCCGGAATACGTGCATTCCATCATTGAGGACGTAAAGTGGCTCGGTTACGACTGGGGAGAGCATCTTTACTATGCCTCTGATTACTTTCAGCAGTTTTATGAGTATGCACTTCAGCTTATCCAGCAGGGACAGGCCTATGTCTGCAGCCTGGGTCCGGAAGAAATCCGCAGTTACCGGGGCACCCTTACCCAGCCGGGCCGAAACAGCCCCTACAGGGAGCGCAGCGTGCAGGAGAACCTGGATCTTTTTCAGGAAATGAAAAAGGGGAGCTTCGAAGAAGGAGCCCATGTTCTGCGGGCAAAAATCGATATGGCTTCTGCCAATATCAATATGCGTGACCCGGTAATCTACCGCATCCTCAAGGCCAGGCATCACCGGACCGGGGATGCCTGGTGCATTTACCCCACTTATGATTACGCTCACTGCTTGTCGGATTCCATAGAGGGCATCACTCATTCCCTGTGCTCTCTGGAATTTCAGGATCACCGGCCCCTTTACGACTGGTTTCTGGAGAAACTGGGGGTAAAATGTCACCCTCAGCAGATAGAGTTCGCCAGGCTTAGCCTGAACTACACGGTAATGAGCAAGCGCAAGCTTACCCAGCTGGTTCAGGCAGGCCACGTACATGGCTGGGACGATCCCAGGATGCCCACCATATCCGGTCTCAGACGCCGCGGATATACACCGGGTTCCATCCGGAAGTTCTGCGATCTCATCGGGGTGGCCAAAAGCGACAACGTGGTGGACATGTCCCTGCTGGAGTACTGCATCCGCGAAGACCTGAACAGGCGGGCTCCCAGGTATATGGGGGTATTAAACCCGGTCAAAGTGGTCATAACCAATTATCCCGGGCAAAGTTCAGAAGAACTGGAAGCCATAAACAATCCCGAGGACGAGAGCATGGGAACGCGCAGTATTCCCTTTTCCGGGGTGATTTATATCGAGGCTGACGACTTCCGGGAGGACCCTCCCAAAAAGTATTTCCGACTGGCCCCGGGCCGCGAGGTCCGTCTGAGGTATGCCTATTTTATTACCTGCCGGGAAGTGGTCAGGGACCCGCAAACAGGCGAAATCCAGGAGATACGCTGCACCTATGATCCAGAGACCAGAGGCGGGGATTCTCCGGACGGACGCAAGGTCAAGGGGACCCTGCACTGGGTGTCGGCGGCTCACGCTGTGCAGTCCAGCGTGCACATTTATGACCGCCTGTTTTCCAGGCCCAATCCCCTGCAGGACGAAAAAAAGGGCCTTGGTTTGGATGATACATTGAACCCGGATTCACTGCAAAAGATGCATGGCTGCATGATGGAGCCGGCTGTTAAAGAGCTTGCCCCCGGGGATTTTCTGCAGTTTGAAAGACTGGGTTATTTTTGTGTAGATCCGGAAAGCCATCCCCAGAGTCCGGTTTTTAACAGGACTGTTTCTCTCAAGGATACCTGGGCCAAAATTGAAAAAAAGATGCAGAACCAATGA
- a CDS encoding response regulator, giving the protein MSAIYILSRNQGLQKLVEEICQAYFPESSVRVLEPGELEDLMVHSEINVCILDEQVVRDYQDGPSLALRKKFHESGFSILMLYQDEEPAKLAGEVQADSVLNVTCSRGEFKSRLEHLFLISELRAMNLNLRAQLDWRVNRMDTLEQELWHTNTILKALSRCNEIIIKADDEQTMLQNVCQTISSQIGYPLVWVDYARRDSEQSVKIMASSGPKKDLVKVIKINWNESPYGQGPTSRAIKTGQPVHIEDVSKDPCMHCWSELFMKEGIREILSLPIAYSGVGFGALTITSQSSGSFAGKTREYLESVARNMGYGVWFLRHRAKRKQVEKELQKTNEIFTLAMEATQDAIWDWDIRSGTTYFSPRWYTMLGYEPYELPQNYDSFLAVIHPADKDEVKKQMDGFLRQSENFSIEYRAVSKNGETLWILTRGKVVQSDEQGRPLRMAGTNVDMTERKLMEQELSQAKKSAETANRAKDRFLENMNHELRTPLNGIMSVLQTLADSELKPAEKEYVEMALNSSSQLLASLNKILELSSLQDDIQQVHPQPFVLHEEMSKLVSFFQPQARNKQIGLELDIQEDVPSWLVSDVGMLRQIVWNLVDNAVKFTHEGKVVLRISKQSDSRQDSEATTVPLLFEVEDTGGGIPHEMQKDIFEPFVIGEHDIQFKRYQGTGIGLSVCRQLVRSLGGETGVESRKGLGSTFYFILELEPGRETEEDLPEYEEILNPENKCILIVEDEKINLMLIRRMLQKKGFNVLTAMDGREALEVLKSNQDISLILMDVMVPVHDGYELTRMIRKGDFDGLKQVPIVAVTALADAASRQHCFEAGMNAYLSKPVDNSELMKMIRRYLARSQ; this is encoded by the coding sequence ATGTCTGCAATATACATCCTGTCCCGTAACCAGGGCCTGCAAAAACTTGTTGAAGAAATTTGTCAGGCGTATTTCCCCGAATCCTCAGTGCGGGTTCTGGAACCAGGCGAGCTTGAGGATCTAATGGTCCATTCTGAAATAAACGTCTGTATCCTGGATGAGCAGGTTGTACGGGATTACCAGGATGGCCCGTCCCTGGCACTGCGCAAAAAGTTTCACGAAAGCGGGTTTTCCATTTTAATGCTCTACCAGGACGAGGAACCGGCCAAGCTTGCAGGCGAGGTGCAAGCGGACAGCGTGCTGAATGTTACCTGCAGCCGGGGTGAATTTAAAAGCCGCCTGGAGCACCTGTTTTTAATCAGCGAGCTGCGCGCCATGAACCTGAATCTCAGGGCTCAGCTTGACTGGCGGGTCAACAGGATGGACACCCTGGAGCAGGAACTGTGGCATACCAACACCATCCTCAAAGCGCTCAGCCGCTGCAACGAGATCATCATAAAGGCCGATGACGAGCAGACAATGCTGCAGAATGTGTGTCAGACCATCTCCAGCCAGATAGGCTATCCCCTGGTCTGGGTTGACTATGCCCGCAGGGACAGTGAACAAAGTGTGAAGATAATGGCTTCCAGCGGCCCTAAAAAAGACCTGGTTAAAGTAATTAAAATCAACTGGAACGAGAGTCCATACGGGCAGGGGCCCACTTCCAGGGCCATAAAGACTGGACAGCCGGTGCATATAGAGGATGTGTCCAAGGACCCTTGTATGCATTGCTGGTCCGAACTCTTTATGAAAGAAGGCATCAGGGAGATTTTATCCCTGCCCATTGCCTATTCCGGAGTGGGATTCGGGGCCCTGACCATCACTTCTCAAAGCTCGGGGAGCTTTGCAGGCAAGACCAGGGAGTACCTGGAAAGCGTGGCCCGGAATATGGGCTACGGGGTATGGTTTTTGCGCCACCGGGCCAAGAGAAAACAGGTGGAAAAAGAGCTGCAAAAGACCAACGAGATTTTCACCCTGGCCATGGAAGCCACCCAGGACGCCATATGGGACTGGGATATCCGCTCCGGTACAACTTATTTCAGTCCCAGATGGTACACCATGCTGGGTTATGAGCCTTACGAGCTGCCCCAGAACTATGACAGTTTCCTTGCGGTGATCCACCCAGCAGACAAGGACGAAGTCAAAAAACAGATGGATGGCTTTTTGCGCCAGTCAGAGAATTTTTCTATTGAATACAGGGCGGTAAGCAAGAACGGAGAGACCCTGTGGATACTCACCAGGGGCAAGGTGGTGCAAAGCGATGAACAGGGCCGGCCTCTGCGCATGGCAGGGACCAACGTGGATATGACCGAGCGCAAGCTCATGGAACAGGAACTGAGCCAGGCCAAGAAGTCGGCTGAAACAGCCAACAGGGCCAAGGACAGGTTTCTTGAAAACATGAATCACGAACTGCGCACCCCTCTGAACGGAATTATGAGCGTTCTGCAGACCCTGGCCGATTCCGAACTGAAACCCGCGGAAAAAGAATATGTAGAAATGGCCCTTAATTCATCAAGTCAGCTTCTGGCCTCTTTGAACAAGATACTTGAACTGTCCTCGCTGCAGGATGATATCCAGCAGGTCCATCCACAGCCTTTTGTCCTGCATGAGGAAATGAGCAAGCTGGTGAGTTTTTTTCAGCCCCAGGCCCGCAACAAACAGATCGGCCTGGAGCTGGATATTCAGGAAGATGTGCCCTCCTGGCTGGTTTCCGATGTGGGGATGCTGCGCCAGATCGTATGGAACTTAGTGGACAATGCAGTCAAATTCACGCATGAAGGAAAGGTAGTGTTGAGGATTTCAAAACAGTCCGACAGCAGACAGGACAGCGAGGCCACCACTGTTCCTCTTCTTTTTGAAGTAGAGGATACAGGAGGCGGCATCCCCCATGAAATGCAGAAAGACATCTTTGAGCCGTTTGTTATCGGTGAGCACGATATTCAGTTCAAGCGCTACCAGGGCACGGGTATCGGTCTTAGTGTATGCAGGCAGCTTGTACGTTCCCTGGGCGGGGAAACAGGGGTTGAATCCAGAAAGGGCCTGGGAAGCACCTTTTATTTTATTCTGGAACTGGAGCCCGGACGGGAAACAGAAGAAGACCTCCCGGAATACGAGGAGATTCTAAATCCGGAAAACAAATGCATACTCATAGTGGAAGATGAAAAAATAAATCTCATGCTCATAAGGCGCATGCTGCAGAAGAAGGGGTTCAATGTGCTTACCGCCATGGACGGGCGTGAGGCCCTGGAGGTGCTGAAAAGCAACCAGGACATCTCACTTATCCTTATGGATGTCATGGTGCCTGTACATGACGGGTATGAACTGACCAGGATGATCAGGAAGGGTGATTTTGACGGACTCAAACAGGTTCCCATTGTCGCTGTCACCGCCCTGGCTGATGCTGCAAGCAGGCAGCACTGTTTCGAGGCCGGCATGAATGCCTATCTTTCCAAACCGGTGGACAACAGTGAATTGATGAAAATGATCCGCAGATACCTGGCCAGGTCGCAGTAG
- the recD2 gene encoding SF1B family DNA helicase RecD2: MKEIKAEVISLTYTNSNNGYAIARVKASGEPGQVTVCGYMGNLVPGETLQLKGEWKEHPKYGRQFMVQEFEQVFPASISGIKRYLASGMIKGVGPVMAGKMVAAFGEKVLDILDSDPDRLLKVEGIGVKKLDKIKASWSQQREIRNLMLFLQTYEIPTTFAARIYRKYGGEAVQQLKDNPYDLVYDIRGIGFKTADRMAIKLGLPPNSRERLQAAIAYQLFSLGEQGHLFYPAQELLEKVLELLGEVSLDDVQAALDSLVEKKRVVVQDLPEQGITRAVYLSYYYKVEQDLAQRLCSMSTHPAALSGEKVEAGLEQLERQERIRLTPEQRQAVLDGCLNKTFVITGGPGTGKTTITRMLVRTFSALGLKIKLAAPTGRAAKRLSQATGAGAATIHRMLGFNPSGGFEHNEDNKLKADAVIVDEVSMLDASLTVQLLRALPVTCRLVMVGDVNQLPAVGPGNVLKDILDSETVPRAVLTSIFRQARQSSIVVNAHRLNTGKFPVSSDKKPPQADFFWVQQDDLAKIQELITYMVCQRIPAVYNLDPLKDIQVLTPMHKGDVGTAELNRLLQDRLNPGPDAVVRGYRRFRVRDRVLQMRNNYEKDVYNGDLGWIREVNLEDSELMVDFDGREVVYDLDELDELTLAYAVSVHKSQGSEYPAVIMPVVTQHYLLLQRNLIYTGLTRARELAVLIGSSKAMGMGLRSTGASRRYTHLRYRLQKAFE, translated from the coding sequence ATGAAGGAAATCAAGGCAGAAGTAATCAGCCTTACTTATACCAATTCGAACAACGGTTATGCAATAGCCCGGGTGAAGGCCTCAGGCGAGCCGGGGCAGGTTACCGTCTGCGGCTACATGGGCAACCTTGTTCCGGGGGAGACCCTTCAATTGAAGGGCGAATGGAAAGAGCACCCCAAATATGGCCGGCAGTTCATGGTCCAGGAGTTTGAGCAGGTTTTTCCGGCCAGCATCAGCGGCATCAAGAGGTACCTGGCTTCCGGCATGATCAAGGGTGTAGGGCCGGTGATGGCCGGCAAGATGGTAGCGGCTTTCGGGGAAAAGGTGCTCGACATTCTGGACAGCGACCCGGACAGGCTTCTAAAGGTGGAAGGAATCGGGGTCAAAAAGCTGGACAAGATCAAAGCCTCCTGGTCGCAGCAGCGCGAGATCCGCAACCTCATGCTTTTTCTGCAGACTTACGAGATCCCCACCACCTTTGCTGCCAGGATATACAGAAAGTACGGCGGTGAAGCCGTGCAGCAGCTCAAGGACAACCCTTACGACCTGGTGTACGATATCCGGGGCATCGGATTTAAAACCGCGGACAGGATGGCCATAAAGCTGGGGCTTCCTCCCAACAGCCGGGAGCGCCTGCAGGCCGCCATTGCTTATCAGCTTTTTTCTCTGGGGGAACAGGGGCACCTGTTCTACCCGGCACAGGAACTTCTGGAAAAGGTGCTGGAGCTTCTGGGGGAAGTGTCCCTTGACGATGTTCAGGCCGCTCTCGATTCTCTGGTGGAGAAAAAGAGGGTGGTGGTTCAGGATCTGCCTGAACAGGGCATAACCAGGGCGGTTTACCTGAGCTACTACTACAAGGTGGAGCAGGATCTGGCGCAAAGACTTTGCAGCATGAGTACTCATCCTGCGGCCCTGTCCGGGGAGAAGGTGGAAGCCGGCCTGGAACAGCTGGAGAGACAGGAAAGGATCCGCCTGACTCCGGAGCAGCGCCAGGCAGTGCTTGATGGCTGTCTGAACAAGACCTTTGTCATTACCGGAGGACCAGGTACAGGAAAAACCACCATCACCCGCATGCTGGTACGCACTTTTTCCGCTCTGGGGCTTAAGATCAAGCTGGCGGCCCCCACCGGCAGAGCGGCCAAAAGGCTTTCCCAGGCCACCGGTGCAGGGGCGGCCACCATCCATCGCATGCTTGGCTTCAACCCTTCCGGGGGATTTGAACATAACGAGGACAACAAGCTCAAGGCCGACGCAGTAATAGTGGACGAGGTGTCCATGCTGGATGCATCGCTTACGGTTCAGCTTTTAAGGGCCCTGCCGGTAACATGCAGACTGGTCATGGTGGGCGACGTGAATCAGCTTCCTGCTGTAGGGCCCGGCAACGTGCTCAAGGACATCCTGGACAGCGAAACAGTGCCCAGGGCTGTTTTGACCAGTATCTTCAGACAGGCCAGGCAGTCCAGCATAGTGGTCAACGCGCATCGCTTAAACACCGGCAAGTTTCCGGTCTCATCGGACAAAAAACCGCCCCAGGCTGATTTTTTCTGGGTACAGCAGGATGATCTGGCCAAAATCCAGGAGCTTATAACTTACATGGTATGCCAGCGCATCCCGGCGGTGTACAACCTGGATCCCCTGAAGGATATTCAGGTTCTTACTCCCATGCACAAGGGGGATGTGGGCACTGCGGAGTTGAACCGTCTTCTGCAGGACAGGCTCAATCCCGGTCCTGACGCAGTGGTTCGCGGTTACCGCAGGTTCCGGGTCAGGGACCGGGTGCTCCAGATGCGCAATAATTACGAAAAGGATGTATACAACGGGGACCTGGGCTGGATCAGGGAGGTGAACCTGGAAGACTCGGAGTTGATGGTGGATTTCGACGGCAGAGAGGTGGTTTACGACCTGGACGAGCTGGATGAGCTGACTCTGGCCTATGCCGTAAGCGTGCACAAGTCCCAGGGCAGCGAATACCCGGCGGTGATTATGCCGGTGGTCACCCAGCACTATCTCCTGCTGCAGCGCAACCTCATCTACACGGGTCTTACCAGGGCCAGAGAGCTGGCCGTGCTCATTGGTTCATCCAAGGCCATGGGCATGGGCCTTCGCAGCACCGGTGCCTCCAGGCGCTACACCCACCTGAGATATCGGCTGCAGAAAGCCTTTGAGTGA
- a CDS encoding thioredoxin family protein — protein sequence MKKALAAIIFVGAVFAIIFTYTHQMEQESAAIMESITQEGRVTMLNVGAEFCPPCQAMEPVLKEVQEHYQDQVHMPYLDMQKHSSQVQHLGVQTTPTQIFFDHQGEEVYRHEGILEKDEIKDKLDELLEKNTARLPGLSPAAAL from the coding sequence ATGAAAAAGGCACTGGCAGCAATAATATTTGTAGGGGCGGTTTTCGCCATAATATTCACCTATACCCACCAGATGGAACAGGAATCAGCCGCCATCATGGAGAGTATAACCCAGGAAGGCAGGGTGACCATGCTCAACGTGGGGGCAGAGTTCTGCCCACCCTGCCAGGCCATGGAGCCTGTGCTCAAAGAAGTGCAGGAACATTATCAGGACCAGGTGCACATGCCTTACCTGGACATGCAGAAACATTCCTCCCAGGTACAGCATCTGGGGGTTCAGACCACTCCCACCCAGATCTTTTTTGATCATCAGGGAGAAGAAGTTTACAGGCACGAGGGGATACTCGAAAAAGATGAAATAAAGGACAAGCTGGACGAACTGCTGGAAAAGAACACCGCCCGGCTCCCCGGCTTAAGCCCGGCTGCTGCATTATAA
- a CDS encoding bifunctional riboflavin kinase/FAD synthetase codes for MIVYDINALTDKIEGSALTIGNFDGVHVGHQQLIQQVRKRGRRMGLSSIVVTFDPHPLRVLVGKKTPPFITLNQHKLELMQELGVDYILCMTFNKDIASMEPEDFVYDFLVKKLRLRELIVGYDYVFGKNRRGNFHLLQQLGQKYGFSVDQFMPVMVDGAIVSSTRIRDLVESGRVWEVHPLLGRFYSVEGRVTTGRQRGGSLLGFPTANILLQDELFPSTGVYAVWAEISGSIHAAVANIGYNPTFGNDYLSVEVHIFDFHQDVYNHKVKVHFVQRLRSEKKFAGIEELKSQITLDCKLAREILKMPEAKLC; via the coding sequence ATGATTGTATATGATATAAACGCTCTTACAGACAAGATAGAGGGCAGTGCCCTGACCATAGGCAATTTTGACGGAGTACATGTAGGTCACCAGCAGCTTATTCAACAGGTCAGGAAAAGAGGCAGAAGAATGGGCCTGTCCAGCATAGTGGTCACCTTCGACCCGCATCCCTTAAGAGTCCTTGTGGGGAAAAAAACTCCCCCCTTCATCACCCTCAACCAGCACAAGCTTGAACTCATGCAGGAACTGGGGGTGGATTATATTTTATGCATGACCTTCAACAAGGACATTGCATCCATGGAGCCCGAGGATTTCGTGTATGATTTCCTGGTAAAAAAACTCCGGCTGCGGGAATTGATAGTGGGCTACGATTACGTTTTCGGTAAGAACCGCAGGGGTAATTTTCACCTGTTGCAGCAGCTTGGTCAAAAATACGGTTTCAGCGTGGACCAGTTCATGCCGGTAATGGTGGATGGAGCCATAGTCAGCTCCACCCGTATCCGGGACCTGGTGGAAAGCGGGCGGGTGTGGGAGGTGCATCCTTTACTGGGCCGTTTTTACAGTGTTGAGGGCCGGGTCACTACAGGAAGACAGCGGGGCGGTTCATTGCTGGGGTTTCCCACGGCCAACATCCTCCTGCAGGACGAGCTTTTTCCCAGCACCGGGGTTTACGCGGTATGGGCGGAAATATCCGGCAGCATACATGCTGCTGTGGCCAATATAGGCTACAATCCCACCTTCGGCAACGACTACCTTTCCGTGGAGGTGCATATTTTTGATTTCCATCAGGATGTTTACAACCACAAGGTCAAGGTGCATTTCGTCCAGCGCCTGCGATCAGAAAAAAAGTTCGCCGGGATAGAAGAGCTGAAATCTCAGATCACCCTGGACTGCAAGCTTGCCCGTGAAATTCTGAAGATGCCCGAAGCCAAACTCTGCTGA
- the rsfS gene encoding ribosome silencing factor has translation MEQKLHHLAGALHEKKATDLYALDVTVYCSAFEGLILATAQSERHARSLADHLLEVAHGQNWDYLGMEGYQQAGWILLDFNDILVHIFQEEHRSFYNLEGFWNRGLSIALDLPENDHA, from the coding sequence ATGGAACAAAAGCTGCATCACCTGGCTGGAGCGCTGCATGAAAAAAAGGCAACTGATCTTTACGCCCTTGATGTAACTGTTTACTGCAGCGCCTTTGAGGGACTGATCCTGGCCACCGCCCAGAGCGAAAGACACGCCAGATCCCTGGCTGATCACCTTCTGGAGGTGGCCCACGGACAAAACTGGGACTACCTCGGCATGGAGGGATACCAGCAGGCGGGATGGATCCTGCTGGACTTTAACGACATCCTGGTACACATTTTTCAGGAAGAGCACAGAAGTTTTTACAACCTTGAAGGCTTCTGGAACCGCGGCCTGTCCATAGCCCTTGATCTGCCGGAGAATGACCATGCATAA
- the gpmI gene encoding 2,3-bisphosphoglycerate-independent phosphoglycerate mutase, with protein sequence MHNNRTPVVLLILDGWGLAPQGPGNAFSRAHTPNLDLIMNTYPCTSLECSGPQVGLPRGQMGNSEVGHLNIGAGRVVYQDILRISLTLEEGRLGQNPVLEDLLNRMGPESTLHLMGLVSDGGVHSLQEHLHGLLNILGQKNVSRVMVHCFLDGRDTSPTSGAHFVSRLQEYMESCGTGRIATVMGRYYAMDRDKRWERTREAYEALTLGRAEAVRDPVQAIQASYSRGVTDEFVKPMVLTDEDNHPVGCLQDNDAVLFFNFRADRARQLTQALYRRDFQEFTRSKAPDLSVATMTEYDKSFGLPVLFPPENLQNILGEVLSNNSIAQLRIAETEKYAHVTYFFNGGLEEPFQQEERVLIPSPREVATYDHKPEMSAFQVTEKLCSLIRQEKYNLYVCNLANLDMVGHTGNIQAAVKACETVDRCAGSVLEAVLEKNGILLLTSDHGNSEDMLAENGSPKTAHSTNPVPFCLVNCPGQELRREGMLADIAPTILDLWSIDLPAEMDGKSLLYKEK encoded by the coding sequence ATGCATAACAACAGAACTCCCGTGGTCCTTTTAATACTGGATGGATGGGGCCTGGCCCCCCAGGGTCCCGGCAATGCCTTTTCCCGGGCCCACACCCCCAACCTGGACCTTATCATGAATACATATCCCTGCACATCCCTTGAATGCTCAGGCCCGCAGGTGGGACTGCCCCGGGGGCAGATGGGCAACTCCGAAGTTGGACATCTGAACATCGGGGCAGGACGCGTAGTCTACCAGGACATTTTGCGCATCAGCCTGACCCTGGAAGAAGGACGGCTGGGGCAAAACCCTGTCCTGGAAGATCTTTTAAACCGGATGGGGCCGGAAAGCACCCTGCACCTCATGGGACTTGTCTCTGACGGCGGAGTGCACAGTCTTCAGGAGCACCTGCACGGACTTCTAAATATCCTGGGCCAAAAAAACGTCTCCAGGGTCATGGTGCATTGTTTTCTGGATGGACGCGATACTTCCCCCACTTCCGGAGCGCATTTTGTATCCCGCCTTCAGGAATACATGGAGTCATGCGGCACAGGCCGCATAGCAACGGTAATGGGCAGGTATTATGCCATGGACCGGGACAAGAGGTGGGAGCGTACCCGGGAAGCCTACGAAGCTCTTACCCTGGGCCGGGCCGAAGCGGTCAGGGACCCGGTGCAGGCCATTCAGGCATCTTACTCCCGGGGGGTCACCGATGAATTTGTAAAGCCCATGGTGCTGACAGACGAGGACAATCATCCAGTCGGGTGTCTTCAGGATAATGATGCAGTTCTTTTTTTCAACTTCAGGGCGGACAGGGCCAGACAGCTTACCCAGGCACTTTATCGCAGGGACTTTCAGGAATTTACTCGCAGCAAGGCTCCAGATCTTTCTGTAGCCACCATGACTGAATACGATAAAAGTTTCGGCCTTCCTGTCCTTTTTCCACCGGAAAATCTGCAGAATATACTGGGAGAAGTTCTCTCCAACAACTCAATTGCCCAGCTGCGTATCGCGGAAACAGAAAAATACGCCCACGTCACCTACTTTTTCAACGGCGGCCTGGAAGAACCTTTCCAGCAAGAAGAAAGGGTGCTTATCCCCTCCCCCAGGGAGGTGGCTACTTATGATCACAAACCGGAGATGAGCGCTTTCCAGGTCACAGAAAAACTGTGCAGCCTTATCCGCCAGGAAAAATATAATCTGTACGTCTGCAATCTGGCCAACCTGGATATGGTGGGTCATACCGGCAATATCCAGGCAGCAGTCAAGGCCTGCGAAACAGTGGACAGGTGCGCCGGGTCAGTCCTGGAGGCAGTACTGGAAAAAAACGGCATTTTACTGCTCACCTCTGATCACGGCAACTCAGAAGACATGCTGGCTGAAAACGGCAGCCCCAAAACAGCCCACAGCACCAATCCTGTTCCTTTCTGCCTGGTAAACTGTCCTGGACAAGAACTACGCCGGGAGGGCATGCTTGCAGACATCGCCCCCACAATCCTGGACCTGTGGTCCATAGACCTTCCTGCTGAAATGGACGGCAAAAGCCTGCTCTACAAGGAGAAATAA
- the tnpB gene encoding IS66 family insertion sequence element accessory protein TnpB (TnpB, as the term is used for proteins encoded by IS66 family insertion elements, is considered an accessory protein, since TnpC, encoded by a neighboring gene, is a DDE family transposase.) yields MIQLTPQMRILVAVEPVDFRKGIDGLTKICRQRIKSDPFSGCVFVFCNKKKTAIKIITYDGQGFWMCQKRLSQGRFQWWPDKSQSGICPLAVHELQLLIWNGNPQNAQVAPQWRKILTEF; encoded by the coding sequence ATGATTCAGCTCACTCCCCAGATGCGCATCCTTGTAGCTGTGGAGCCTGTTGATTTCAGAAAAGGGATCGACGGGCTGACAAAAATCTGCCGGCAGAGGATCAAATCAGATCCCTTTTCAGGCTGCGTCTTTGTATTTTGCAACAAAAAGAAAACAGCCATCAAGATAATCACCTACGATGGCCAAGGCTTCTGGATGTGCCAGAAGCGATTATCCCAAGGCAGGTTTCAGTGGTGGCCTGATAAAAGCCAGAGTGGCATTTGTCCTCTGGCAGTCCATGAGCTGCAGCTTTTGATCTGGAACGGCAATCCTCAAAATGCGCAGGTTGCACCACAATGGAGAAAAATTCTCACGGAATTTTAA